In Amycolatopsis jiangsuensis, the following proteins share a genomic window:
- a CDS encoding hydroxymethylglutaryl-CoA reductase, degradative yields MTRTSRIPGLRDLPVESRRGRAAEAAGLAPGVLAALDPQQGMGLGLADQMIENVIGVLGVPLGVATNFVVNGRDVLVPMATEEPSVVAAASNAAKLAREHGGFHTSSTAPIMQAQIQLLEVADPEAGRVRLLEAREELIALANAQDRKLVEFGGGVRDLSARVVTSRAGRYVVAHLQVDVRDAMGANAVNTMAEAVATRAGEIAGGRPLLRILTNKADLRLSRARAVFDADRLGGPAVVNDLVHAAALAEADPYRAATHNKGIMNGISAVVLATGNDTRAVESGAHSHAVSPGGQYTSLSRFEKDTEGNVVGTLELPMPVGLVGGATKVHPVAQACVALLGVTTAAELAEIVTAVGLAQNFAAVRALATEGIQRGHMSLHARTIATTAGATPEEVPAVVARLVADRAVRAEHAERVLAELRGKA; encoded by the coding sequence ATGACGCGCACCAGCCGTATCCCGGGACTGCGTGACCTCCCGGTCGAGTCCCGGCGCGGGCGGGCCGCTGAAGCGGCCGGCCTCGCCCCGGGGGTTCTCGCGGCTCTCGATCCGCAGCAGGGCATGGGGCTCGGGCTCGCCGACCAGATGATCGAGAACGTCATCGGCGTCCTCGGCGTACCGCTGGGGGTGGCGACCAACTTCGTCGTCAACGGCCGGGACGTCCTGGTGCCGATGGCCACCGAAGAGCCGTCCGTGGTCGCCGCGGCCAGCAACGCCGCGAAGCTGGCCCGGGAGCACGGCGGGTTCCACACCTCCTCGACCGCGCCGATCATGCAGGCACAGATCCAGCTGCTCGAGGTCGCCGATCCGGAAGCCGGCCGGGTCCGGCTGCTCGAGGCCCGCGAGGAGCTCATCGCGCTGGCGAACGCCCAGGACCGCAAGCTCGTCGAATTCGGCGGCGGAGTCCGGGACCTGTCGGCCCGCGTGGTGACCTCGCGCGCCGGCCGGTACGTGGTCGCGCACCTGCAGGTCGACGTGCGGGACGCGATGGGCGCCAACGCGGTCAACACGATGGCCGAGGCGGTCGCCACCCGGGCCGGTGAGATCGCCGGTGGCCGTCCGCTGCTGCGGATCCTGACGAACAAGGCCGATCTCCGGCTTTCGCGGGCCCGTGCGGTGTTCGACGCCGACCGGCTGGGCGGCCCGGCGGTGGTGAACGACCTGGTGCACGCGGCCGCGCTCGCGGAGGCCGATCCGTACCGGGCCGCCACGCACAACAAGGGCATCATGAACGGCATCAGCGCCGTGGTGCTGGCCACCGGCAACGACACCCGCGCGGTCGAGTCCGGCGCGCATTCGCACGCGGTGTCCCCGGGAGGGCAGTACACCTCGTTGTCCCGCTTCGAAAAGGACACCGAGGGCAACGTGGTCGGCACGCTGGAGCTGCCGATGCCGGTCGGACTCGTCGGCGGCGCCACCAAGGTGCATCCGGTCGCGCAGGCCTGTGTCGCGCTGCTCGGGGTCACCACCGCGGCCGAGCTCGCGGAGATCGTGACCGCGGTCGGGCTGGCACAGAACTTCGCCGCCGTGCGGGCGCTGGCGACCGAGGGCATCCAGCGCGGGCACATGTCGTTGCACGCGCGGACGATCGCCACCACCGCCGGTGCGACGCCGGAGGAGGTACCCGCTGTCGTGGCCCGGCTCGTCGCGGACCGGGCCGTGCGGGCCGAGCACGCCGAACGGGTCCTCGCCGAACTGCGCGGAAAGGCCTGA
- a CDS encoding hydantoinase/oxoprolinase family protein, translating to MTLHVGIDVGGTFTDAVAIADGRAIRGKAFSTKDVTTGILDALAVLQERAGLDEDEFFARVDRFVLGNTIVTNAVDEQKYAAVGLLTTQGFRDTLRIARSARTDERDPHRMAPPPDIVQRRRIVEVAERIDAHGEVLVPLTEDAIGTAVDAVLATGAETLAVCLLWSFRNAAHEKAIGDYLDKHHPDLPYTLSSSLTPVYREYERMVTTSLDAAVKPIVASHFEQLAERLRGKGLRTRVQIMQVHGGFLSVEETGKAPISMFNSGPVGGVTGARLLGKQLGRRRVLTADMGGTSLDAAAILDEEFRLLPRAEIGGLPTSLTAVDIETIGAGGGSLAWVDGRNLLRVGPHSAGSVPGPACYGKGGTRPAVTDAALVLGLINPDYYLAGTVPLYEQQARDAVRKEVAEPLGLTEDAAAEGIYRLATSQMSNALRKITVNRGHDPREFTLVGFGGACGLFAAAIAAEAGVREVVIPRNAAVFSAYGLMHADSVFSAVQTSPWTMDQPAAALDKEFATLEERAHAWFEAEGIPGDRRELHREADMKFLGQIFEVTTSLPAGTFGEGDKDALRARFVADYEEEFGAGTAWTEAEILLVNSRVRAIGRSEAQTVEAGGDGDERHELSRRSVIEPLTGERTEIDVHRGFGALGRAEGPCLLEEPDTTVYVPTGATVELTGAGDFLLRLADR from the coding sequence ATGACCCTTCACGTGGGCATCGACGTCGGTGGCACGTTCACCGACGCGGTGGCGATCGCCGACGGACGAGCGATCCGCGGCAAAGCGTTCTCCACCAAGGACGTGACCACCGGCATCCTCGACGCGCTGGCGGTGCTGCAGGAGCGCGCGGGCCTGGACGAGGACGAGTTCTTCGCCCGGGTGGACCGGTTCGTCCTCGGCAACACCATCGTCACGAACGCCGTGGACGAGCAGAAGTACGCGGCCGTCGGGCTGCTGACCACCCAGGGCTTCCGCGACACGCTGCGGATCGCGCGCTCGGCCCGCACCGACGAGCGCGACCCGCACCGGATGGCTCCCCCGCCGGACATCGTGCAGCGGCGCCGGATCGTCGAGGTCGCCGAGCGGATCGACGCGCACGGCGAGGTGCTCGTGCCGCTCACCGAGGACGCCATCGGCACCGCGGTGGACGCGGTGCTGGCGACCGGCGCGGAAACGCTGGCGGTCTGCCTGCTGTGGTCGTTCCGCAACGCCGCGCACGAGAAAGCGATCGGCGACTACCTGGACAAGCACCATCCGGACCTGCCCTACACCCTCTCCAGCAGCCTGACCCCGGTCTACCGCGAGTACGAGCGCATGGTCACCACCTCGCTGGACGCGGCGGTGAAGCCGATCGTGGCCTCGCACTTCGAGCAGCTCGCCGAACGGCTGCGCGGCAAGGGCCTGCGGACCCGGGTGCAGATCATGCAGGTGCACGGCGGGTTCCTTTCGGTGGAGGAAACCGGCAAGGCGCCGATCTCGATGTTCAACTCCGGTCCGGTCGGCGGGGTCACCGGCGCGCGGCTGCTGGGCAAGCAGCTCGGCCGCCGCCGGGTGCTCACCGCCGACATGGGCGGGACGAGCCTGGACGCCGCGGCGATCCTGGACGAGGAATTCCGCCTGCTGCCCCGTGCCGAGATCGGCGGCCTGCCCACCAGCCTGACCGCGGTGGACATCGAGACCATCGGTGCCGGCGGCGGCAGCCTCGCCTGGGTGGACGGGCGTAACCTGCTGCGCGTCGGCCCGCACAGCGCGGGTTCGGTGCCCGGGCCGGCCTGCTATGGCAAGGGCGGCACCCGGCCAGCGGTGACCGATGCCGCGCTCGTGCTGGGGCTGATCAACCCGGACTACTACCTCGCCGGCACGGTGCCGCTTTACGAGCAGCAGGCGCGGGACGCCGTGCGCAAGGAGGTGGCCGAACCGCTCGGCCTCACCGAGGATGCGGCCGCGGAAGGCATCTACCGGCTGGCGACCTCGCAGATGTCCAACGCGCTGCGCAAGATCACCGTCAACCGCGGGCACGATCCGCGCGAGTTCACCCTGGTCGGCTTCGGCGGTGCCTGCGGGCTGTTCGCGGCCGCCATCGCCGCCGAAGCCGGGGTCCGCGAAGTCGTGATCCCGCGCAATGCCGCGGTGTTCTCGGCCTACGGCCTGATGCACGCCGATTCGGTGTTCTCCGCAGTGCAGACCAGCCCGTGGACGATGGACCAGCCGGCCGCCGCGCTGGACAAGGAGTTCGCCACCCTCGAAGAGCGGGCGCACGCCTGGTTCGAAGCCGAGGGAATCCCCGGGGACCGCCGGGAACTGCACCGCGAAGCCGACATGAAGTTCCTCGGCCAGATCTTCGAGGTCACCACGAGCCTGCCCGCCGGCACGTTCGGCGAGGGCGACAAGGACGCCCTGCGCGCCCGGTTCGTCGCCGACTACGAGGAGGAGTTCGGCGCGGGCACCGCCTGGACCGAGGCGGAGATCCTGCTGGTCAACTCCCGGGTCCGGGCGATCGGGCGCAGCGAGGCGCAGACGGTGGAAGCCGGCGGCGACGGCGACGAGCGGCACGAACTCAGCCGCCGCAGCGTGATCGAGCCGCTCACCGGCGAACGCACCGAAATCGACGTGCACCGCGGCTTCGGCGCGCTCGGCCGGGCCGAGGGTCCCTGCCTGCTGGAAGAGCCCGACACGACCGTCTACGTGCCGACCGGGGCCACCGTCGAGCTGACCGGCGCCGGCGACTTCCTGCTGCGCCTCGCCGACCGCTGA
- a CDS encoding hydantoinase B/oxoprolinase family protein — translation MTTHQLPEGYDPVTLEVIRMRLDSIVEEMGIAMIRSSGSPVITEAGDFNTALFDPSGRIYAYSDYVQFHIGSGSVAVQNLVKAIEGEPLAPGDAFISNDPHTAGASHPPDTNVISPIFHGDELIGWAQSQAHLVDVGGMTPGGFAPGAHDCYAEALRLPPGVKVFERGEPVEWVRRILLNNVRVPALFWNDVRSLVASNNTGIRRLLGTVEEFGLARFRDYTRLSFELAEQVVRDRIARIPDGTYTAEEWTEHNGHVDGLYRIACSMTKRADGISFDFTGSSEQTDGFVNCSYGALVGSVASAVVPILAWDVPFNEGVMTAFDIVAEPGSIVNPRPPAPISNGHLTTGARVSRVITKLMNQACRGSSDEAVRERTQGVWGDSWTGGISAGTTDEGDYFVLFNMDGGGMGAGAQPERDGLDCAGMMTQVNNMLPDVEMNEMLYPVLYLWKQLNIDSAGHGAHRGGLGLRFAWTLHGAQEVTQTVFAPSAQVVADGFGGGLPGGGSGHEVWRATDVARLFSAGEVPTRDSVHTDERELLAINQQSVTISRGDVLVEWIAGGGGYGDPLLRDPRLVAADVRDDYVTDETARHTYGVVVTEDGGVDETATRQARAAVRAARVGGTPIQQVSDAVAAGASAPRRDADGWYVPASGARLGTGDDWRGEARKVTHVAAERLAEHGVRIRPREEGARVLIDEYYSPACGTLLEAGVRVDPAAS, via the coding sequence ATGACCACCCACCAGCTGCCCGAGGGGTACGACCCGGTCACCCTCGAAGTCATCCGCATGCGCCTGGACTCCATCGTCGAGGAGATGGGCATCGCGATGATCCGCTCCTCCGGTTCCCCGGTGATCACCGAGGCCGGGGACTTCAACACCGCGCTGTTCGACCCCTCCGGGCGCATCTACGCCTACTCCGACTACGTCCAGTTCCACATCGGCTCCGGCAGCGTCGCCGTGCAGAACCTCGTCAAGGCCATCGAGGGCGAACCACTCGCCCCCGGCGACGCGTTCATCTCCAACGATCCGCACACCGCCGGCGCGAGCCATCCGCCGGACACCAACGTCATCTCGCCGATCTTCCACGGCGACGAGCTGATCGGCTGGGCGCAGTCGCAGGCCCACCTGGTCGACGTCGGCGGCATGACGCCCGGCGGGTTCGCCCCCGGTGCGCACGACTGCTACGCCGAAGCGCTGCGGCTGCCGCCCGGGGTGAAGGTCTTCGAACGGGGTGAGCCGGTGGAGTGGGTCCGCCGGATCCTGCTCAACAACGTCCGGGTGCCCGCGCTGTTCTGGAACGACGTGCGCAGTCTCGTGGCGAGCAACAACACCGGGATCCGCCGGCTGCTCGGCACCGTGGAGGAGTTCGGCCTCGCGCGTTTCCGCGACTACACCAGGCTGTCGTTCGAACTGGCCGAGCAGGTCGTGCGTGACCGGATCGCCCGCATCCCGGACGGCACCTACACCGCCGAGGAGTGGACCGAGCACAACGGGCACGTCGACGGGCTTTACCGGATCGCCTGCTCGATGACCAAGCGGGCGGACGGGATCTCCTTCGACTTCACCGGTTCCAGCGAGCAGACCGACGGCTTCGTCAACTGCAGCTACGGTGCGCTCGTCGGGAGTGTCGCGAGCGCCGTCGTCCCGATCCTCGCGTGGGACGTGCCGTTCAACGAGGGCGTCATGACCGCGTTCGACATCGTCGCCGAACCGGGATCGATCGTGAACCCGCGTCCACCGGCCCCGATCAGCAACGGGCACCTCACGACCGGGGCACGCGTCAGCCGTGTCATCACGAAACTCATGAACCAGGCGTGCCGCGGAAGCTCCGACGAAGCGGTACGCGAGCGCACCCAGGGCGTGTGGGGCGATTCGTGGACCGGCGGCATCTCCGCGGGCACCACCGACGAGGGCGACTACTTCGTGCTGTTCAACATGGACGGCGGCGGGATGGGAGCCGGTGCCCAGCCCGAACGCGACGGCCTGGACTGCGCCGGGATGATGACGCAGGTCAACAACATGCTGCCGGACGTCGAGATGAACGAGATGCTGTACCCGGTGCTGTACCTGTGGAAACAGCTCAACATCGACAGCGCCGGGCACGGGGCCCACCGCGGCGGTCTCGGACTGCGCTTCGCCTGGACCCTGCACGGTGCGCAGGAGGTCACGCAGACAGTCTTCGCTCCCAGCGCCCAGGTCGTCGCCGACGGCTTCGGCGGCGGGCTGCCCGGCGGCGGCAGCGGCCACGAGGTCTGGCGTGCGACCGACGTCGCGCGCCTGTTCTCCGCCGGCGAGGTCCCCACCCGGGATTCCGTGCACACCGACGAACGGGAGCTGCTGGCGATCAACCAGCAGTCGGTCACCATCAGCCGCGGCGACGTGCTGGTGGAGTGGATCGCCGGTGGCGGCGGATACGGCGACCCGCTGCTGCGTGACCCGCGACTCGTCGCCGCCGACGTGCGCGACGACTACGTCACCGACGAAACCGCGCGGCACACCTACGGCGTGGTCGTCACCGAGGACGGCGGCGTGGACGAAACCGCCACCCGGCAGGCCCGCGCGGCGGTGCGTGCGGCGCGCGTCGGCGGCACGCCCATCCAGCAGGTCTCCGATGCCGTGGCGGCAGGGGCTTCCGCACCCCGCCGGGACGCCGACGGATGGTACGTCCCGGCGAGCGGTGCTCGGCTGGGCACCGGCGACGACTGGCGCGGCGAGGCACGGAAGGTCACCCACGTCGCTGCGGAGCGGCTCGCCGAGCACGGCGTCCGGATCCGGCCCCGTGAGGAAGGCGCGCGCGTGCTGATCGACGAGTACTACAGCCCGGCCTGCGGCACACTGCTCGAAGCCGGCGTCCGGGTGGACCCGGCGGCGAGCTGA
- a CDS encoding flavin-containing monooxygenase: MTHTLDPVELERSPQARVDAWLGRFEAALAARDVRAAAALFALDCFWRDLVSFTWNLKTVEGREGVADLLTTCLDGVDPSGFRTTEPPAEAGGVVEAWIEFETAAGRGKGHLRLKEEGAWTLLTTLRELKDFPEPRGDLRPRGARHGAVEDRRSWADEREAEEAELGYERQPYVVVIGGGQGGIALGARLRQLGVPALVVERNDRAGDSWRKRYKSLCLHDPVWYDHLPYLPFPDNWPVFAPKDKIADWLEMYTRVMEVPYWTRSAVTSATYDETARQWRVVVDRAGVEVVLTPRHVVFATGMSGKPNLPSFPGMDEFEGEQHHSSQHSGPEAYEGRKAVVVGSNNSAHDICAALWEHGADVTMVQRSSTHIVRSDSLMDLGLGDLYSERAVQGGMTTEKADLTFASLPYRIMHEFQIPIYRRIAERDADFYTRLEEAGFEHDWGDDGSGLFLKYLRRGSGYYIDVGAAELVASGRIKLAHGQVDHLTRTGVVLADGTELDADLVVYATGYGSMNGWVADLCGQEMADRVGKCWGLGSETTKDPGPWEGEQRNMWKPTQQPGLWFHGGNLHQSRHYSLYLALQLKARYEGLPTPVYGTQEVHHLS, encoded by the coding sequence ATGACCCACACGCTGGATCCCGTGGAGCTGGAGCGCTCGCCCCAGGCCCGCGTCGACGCCTGGCTCGGCCGCTTCGAGGCGGCGCTCGCGGCACGTGACGTCCGGGCCGCGGCCGCGTTGTTCGCGCTCGACTGCTTCTGGCGGGACCTGGTCTCCTTCACCTGGAACCTCAAGACCGTCGAAGGCCGGGAGGGGGTCGCCGACCTGCTGACCACCTGCCTGGACGGCGTCGACCCGTCCGGCTTCCGCACCACCGAGCCGCCGGCGGAGGCCGGCGGGGTCGTCGAGGCGTGGATCGAGTTCGAAACGGCCGCCGGCCGTGGCAAGGGCCATCTGCGGCTCAAGGAGGAGGGTGCCTGGACCCTGCTGACAACCCTGCGTGAGCTGAAGGACTTCCCCGAACCGCGAGGCGACCTGCGGCCCCGGGGCGCGCGCCACGGTGCGGTCGAGGACCGCCGTTCCTGGGCCGACGAACGCGAGGCCGAGGAAGCCGAACTCGGCTACGAGCGCCAGCCCTACGTCGTGGTCATCGGTGGTGGGCAGGGCGGTATCGCGCTGGGTGCGCGGTTGCGCCAGCTCGGCGTGCCCGCGCTGGTCGTCGAGCGCAACGACCGGGCGGGCGACTCGTGGCGCAAGCGGTACAAGAGCCTGTGCCTGCACGATCCGGTCTGGTACGACCACCTGCCCTATCTGCCGTTCCCGGACAACTGGCCGGTGTTCGCGCCGAAGGACAAGATCGCGGACTGGCTGGAGATGTACACCCGCGTGATGGAGGTGCCGTACTGGACGCGCTCGGCGGTCACCTCCGCGACCTATGACGAGACCGCGCGGCAGTGGCGGGTGGTGGTGGACCGGGCCGGGGTGGAGGTCGTGCTCACGCCGCGGCACGTCGTGTTCGCCACCGGGATGTCGGGCAAGCCGAACCTGCCCTCGTTCCCCGGGATGGACGAGTTCGAGGGGGAGCAGCACCACTCCTCGCAGCACTCCGGACCGGAGGCGTACGAGGGCAGGAAGGCCGTGGTCGTCGGCTCGAACAACTCGGCGCACGACATCTGCGCCGCGCTGTGGGAGCACGGCGCGGACGTGACCATGGTGCAGCGCTCGTCCACGCACATCGTGCGCTCGGACTCCCTGATGGACCTCGGCCTCGGCGACCTCTACTCGGAGCGGGCCGTGCAGGGCGGGATGACCACGGAGAAGGCGGATCTGACGTTCGCCTCGCTGCCGTACCGGATCATGCACGAGTTCCAGATCCCGATCTACCGGCGGATCGCCGAACGCGACGCGGACTTCTACACACGGCTGGAGGAGGCCGGTTTCGAGCACGACTGGGGAGACGACGGCTCCGGGCTGTTCCTGAAGTACCTGCGCCGCGGTTCGGGGTACTACATCGACGTCGGTGCCGCGGAGCTGGTGGCCAGTGGGCGGATCAAGCTCGCGCACGGCCAGGTCGACCACCTGACCCGCACCGGGGTGGTCCTCGCCGACGGCACCGAACTGGACGCCGACCTGGTCGTCTACGCCACCGGCTACGGCTCGATGAACGGCTGGGTGGCCGACCTGTGCGGACAGGAGATGGCCGACCGCGTCGGCAAGTGCTGGGGTCTCGGCTCGGAGACCACGAAGGACCCCGGACCGTGGGAGGGCGAACAGCGCAACATGTGGAAACCCACCCAGCAGCCGGGTTTGTGGTTCCACGGCGGCAACCTGCACCAGTCCCGGCACTACTCGCTCTACCTCGCACTGCAGCTCAAGGCGCGCTACGAGGGCCTGCCGACGCCGGTGTACGGCACGCAGGAAGTCCACCACTTGTCCTGA
- a CDS encoding enoyl-CoA hydratase/isomerase family protein — protein MAGITLERDGAVAVIRFDRPDKLNSLTLAMYEELGAAFAEVRDDDALAVAVLTGRGERAFCVGADLTESIPALAEGRFDISEWDPAHQKHTRLFKPVIAAVNGLCLGGGFEIMLSTDLRVAADTAEFGLPESGVGVVPAGGTLTRLPRQIPYVWAMELMLQGDRIPAAQALRYGLINEIVPAAQLFDSAMERAHRLVARSGTALATIKEAVLRLGDLPQEQAFHSEAHYGQQAFTAPDAREGLAAFAQRRPPDFPSRRGAR, from the coding sequence ATGGCCGGCATCACGCTGGAGCGGGACGGCGCGGTGGCGGTCATCCGGTTCGATCGCCCGGACAAGCTGAACTCGCTGACGCTGGCGATGTACGAAGAACTCGGCGCGGCCTTCGCCGAGGTCCGCGACGACGACGCGCTCGCCGTCGCGGTGCTCACCGGCCGGGGCGAGCGGGCGTTCTGCGTCGGAGCCGACCTGACCGAATCGATTCCCGCGCTCGCCGAGGGCCGGTTCGACATCTCCGAATGGGACCCGGCGCACCAGAAGCACACGCGGCTGTTCAAACCCGTGATCGCCGCGGTGAACGGGCTCTGCCTCGGCGGCGGTTTCGAGATCATGCTGTCCACGGATCTGCGCGTCGCGGCCGACACCGCGGAGTTCGGGCTGCCGGAGAGCGGCGTCGGCGTGGTACCCGCGGGCGGCACGCTCACCCGGCTGCCCCGGCAGATCCCGTACGTGTGGGCGATGGAGCTGATGCTGCAGGGAGACCGGATCCCCGCGGCACAGGCGTTGCGGTACGGGCTGATCAACGAGATCGTCCCGGCGGCACAGCTGTTCGACTCCGCGATGGAACGCGCGCACCGGCTGGTGGCCAGGAGCGGCACCGCGCTGGCCACGATCAAGGAAGCCGTCCTCCGGCTCGGCGATCTCCCGCAGGAGCAGGCTTTCCACAGCGAAGCCCACTACGGGCAGCAGGCGTTCACCGCGCCGGACGCACGCGAGGGGCTGGCCGCCTTCGCGCAGCGCCGGCCACCGGACTTCCCGTCCCGGCGCGGCGCGCGCTGA
- a CDS encoding hydroxymethylglutaryl-CoA lyase, which translates to MTSAPYGVDALPGLPGAVTICEVGPRDGLQNEQLLVPAEVKAELVERLADAGHTVIETTSLVHPKWVPQLADAEEVLGRIRRRPGVRYPVLVPNRRGLERALDLGVTDIAVFASATETFAKANLNRTVDESLEMFAPVVARAREAGLPVRGYLSMCWGDPWQGEVPITQVVAVATRLLRLGCTELSLGDTIGVATPGRVVALLRALTAAGVHIGQIAVHFHDTYGQGLANTLAALQNGVTTVDASAGGLGGCPYAKSATGNLATEDLVWQLDGLGIHTGIDLAKLAETSAWLAQRIGRPVTARSVRALTGAGSPAGH; encoded by the coding sequence ATGACGAGCGCACCCTACGGCGTCGACGCGCTGCCGGGGCTGCCCGGCGCGGTCACGATCTGCGAGGTCGGACCGCGGGACGGGCTGCAGAACGAGCAGCTCCTCGTCCCGGCCGAGGTCAAGGCCGAGCTGGTGGAACGACTCGCCGACGCGGGCCACACGGTGATCGAGACGACGAGCCTGGTGCACCCGAAGTGGGTACCGCAGCTGGCGGACGCGGAGGAAGTGCTCGGCCGGATCCGGCGGCGGCCGGGGGTGCGGTACCCGGTGCTGGTGCCCAACCGGCGCGGCCTGGAGCGGGCGCTCGACCTCGGCGTCACCGACATCGCCGTGTTCGCCTCGGCCACCGAGACCTTCGCCAAGGCCAACCTCAACCGGACCGTCGACGAGTCGCTGGAGATGTTCGCCCCGGTGGTCGCCCGCGCCCGCGAGGCCGGGCTGCCGGTCCGCGGGTACCTGTCGATGTGCTGGGGCGATCCGTGGCAGGGCGAGGTGCCGATCACCCAGGTCGTCGCGGTCGCCACGCGGTTGCTCCGGCTCGGCTGCACCGAGCTGAGCCTCGGCGACACGATCGGCGTGGCGACCCCCGGCCGGGTCGTGGCGTTGCTGCGCGCGCTGACCGCGGCCGGCGTCCACATCGGACAGATAGCGGTACATTTCCACGACACCTACGGACAGGGCCTCGCCAACACACTGGCCGCGTTGCAGAACGGCGTGACGACCGTCGACGCGTCGGCCGGCGGGCTCGGCGGCTGTCCGTACGCGAAGAGCGCGACGGGCAACCTCGCCACCGAGGACCTGGTGTGGCAGCTCGACGGTCTCGGCATCCACACCGGAATCGATCTGGCCAAGCTCGCGGAGACGAGCGCCTGGCTGGCGCAGCGGATCGGCCGCCCGGTCACCGCCCGCAGCGTGCGGGCACTGACCGGCGCCGGTTCCCCCGCCGGGCACTGA
- a CDS encoding CaiB/BaiF CoA transferase family protein, producing the protein MTINEDALAGALPGGSLRGIVVLDITRVVAGPFCSMQLADLGATVIKIENPRDPDYARDFPPMLGGDGGAEEGAEFSAFFAQFNRNKLGLTIDLSTGEGKELLKKLARRADVLVENFRPGTMDKLGVGYDVLRRENPRLVYTAISGYGQTGPYRRRPAYDNSAQATGGLWSMNGFPDRPPARVGTIIGDLSATLYAVIGTLAALRHAEKTGEGQLVDVSQQDSVLSLTENAVVSYTVEGKVPGPLGNEHPFVKPYELYPCKDGFVFFGGYTDKFWRLSCELFGTPELAEDPELDTMAKRFTAEVYERRVRPILHEWFAEKTKTELEEIAGDAVPLSAVRNIGEVVEDPQIAARDMIVDVEYPEFGELRMFGSPIKLGATPARPRGLAPRVGEHTATVLRTLADVDEQGLADLRASGAV; encoded by the coding sequence ATGACCATCAACGAAGACGCGCTCGCGGGCGCGCTGCCCGGCGGTTCGCTGCGCGGCATCGTGGTCCTGGACATCACGCGGGTCGTGGCCGGACCGTTCTGCTCGATGCAGCTGGCCGACCTCGGGGCCACGGTGATCAAGATCGAGAACCCCCGGGACCCGGACTACGCCAGGGATTTCCCGCCGATGCTCGGCGGTGACGGCGGTGCTGAAGAGGGAGCGGAGTTCAGCGCGTTCTTCGCGCAGTTCAACCGCAACAAGCTCGGGCTGACCATCGACCTGTCCACCGGCGAGGGCAAGGAGCTGCTGAAGAAGCTGGCCCGGCGGGCCGACGTGCTGGTGGAGAACTTCCGTCCCGGCACGATGGACAAGCTCGGCGTCGGCTATGACGTCCTGCGGCGGGAGAACCCGCGGCTGGTGTACACCGCCATCTCCGGGTACGGGCAGACCGGCCCGTACCGGCGCCGGCCTGCCTACGACAACAGCGCGCAGGCCACCGGCGGGCTGTGGTCGATGAACGGCTTCCCGGACCGGCCACCGGCCCGGGTGGGCACCATCATCGGCGATCTGTCCGCCACGCTGTACGCAGTCATCGGCACCCTCGCCGCCCTTCGCCACGCGGAAAAGACCGGTGAAGGCCAGCTGGTCGACGTCTCGCAGCAGGACTCGGTGCTGAGCCTGACCGAGAACGCCGTGGTGTCCTACACCGTCGAGGGCAAGGTGCCCGGACCGCTGGGCAACGAGCATCCGTTCGTCAAACCGTACGAGCTGTACCCGTGCAAGGACGGATTCGTGTTCTTCGGCGGGTACACCGACAAGTTCTGGCGGTTGTCCTGCGAGCTGTTCGGCACCCCGGAACTCGCGGAGGATCCGGAGCTCGACACCATGGCCAAGCGGTTCACCGCGGAGGTCTACGAACGCCGGGTCCGGCCGATCCTGCACGAGTGGTTCGCGGAGAAGACCAAGACCGAGCTGGAGGAGATCGCCGGGGACGCGGTCCCGCTCAGCGCGGTCCGGAACATCGGCGAGGTCGTCGAGGATCCGCAGATCGCGGCACGGGACATGATCGTGGACGTGGAGTACCCGGAGTTCGGCGAACTGCGGATGTTCGGCTCCCCGATCAAGCTCGGCGCCACCCCGGCGCGGCCGCGCGGGCTCGCGCCCCGGGTCGGCGAGCACACCGCCACGGTGCTGCGGACGCTGGCCGACGTCGACGAGCAGGGGCTCGCCGACCTCCGCGCGAGCGGGGCGGTCTGA